In the genome of Ptychodera flava strain L36383 chromosome 13, AS_Pfla_20210202, whole genome shotgun sequence, one region contains:
- the LOC139148311 gene encoding zinc finger CCHC domain-containing protein 14-like, with amino-acid sequence MVYKEEVYNWFHGLSGSGRVDFLCGLLLKCLPFELRYLGAYIEELARKEYHNLREDENNANKTAFLSQLNDVFDACTRRKLIVSLALLYSTNCSCSDIVFRTLHCQAVQVESNFANIRSNSMDQVYEEFLLLLTMAVHHPAFAFHQKQTLKVILDKLHLLKQSCFKAAYSDSIQDDDEGDSLSESHHKDSNHRHSNVTSDVPNKDNTPRQSSLPSDVHHKDVYVKNIDVTGIQKGADKRSKFVFKVTWSNDVVNTVHKTLGELHVFQCKLFNQFPDSGPHQSDFNLPNLPGKHSSKMTQKGDLAEKGLQEVQDYARQLVALPQRILQCEEILSFFQYPESSSMSTVSSGIQTASTTITVVSSKPPDVVTASHASKLSVHKVPTNTTTNRPMYTQGMPDQSLAVSPLPSPLLSPHISPSPTHGPVLYRSPGNVPSGYVSQHLPQPHHNPVLELLKELRLHKYAAHFKDLTFSQIANLTEDDLDKWEDLTAGAKAKLVKHLNGIRQAARSLNGINDQVFGQSSPFATPPYTRSYSGGNYSMSPHQAPIQNLFIGSHAGQSSHTSEYSSSDCSSSPSSPRDSSDENEKDSEASESSTVSLPETKLSRSTVTKDRTGQIYPSSPVTSYGRSLSTSSVPDLPMRNLHIAVSSTSRKNQQSPMPTYSNVVKSRSMEPISGIENKQQPLGIPHSHSHSMPSSPASETSLSRLQQHVLPQSASSQLMSGHDNRPQNLPGTPSGDNYPTDVNATSPLRSSAMVFTPKQSLYQVTMAHSDVPRSHQIKSPGPIHSTASVEQNIVTTYKTCVAYVPTMSANATSTIGSSIPALTPATAAPLPDGAPSSSVHSTQTVCQVHTTSVKVETIYTSAKTLPGSAQTKVTYSTASPRGGSDSPGANNLHPQSPFFIPNAAQNMNATLPPSNTFNSEHPVTFSSNVPPNYGSGANQGSNYHGNHPANFPNSGNNFSGRGHTMNYNNSGNTENMCTSSTSNNMLCTSCGSPCTNNSFPLHVNPGFVGGPMGSALPYGNFPNFHPANVNGFINPGIPRYHPRVPPHSPFQNGLGGEFLYASSGNFGMIPQGNAAFIHGMFPYGNFTQHAMGHKKPIMPSCYNCGGHGHRAQECKEATMEAFQSKFSLKYTPVTESETDGQ; translated from the exons ATGGTGTACAAAGAGGAAGTATATAACTGGTTCCACGGTCTCAGTGGTTCTGGTCGAGTGGATTTCCTGTGCGGATTGTTGTTGAAGTGTCTACCATTCGAATTGAGGTATCTGGGTGCCTACATTGAAGAATTAGCGAGAAAGGAATATCATAATCTCAGGGAGGATGAAAATAACGCCAATAAGACAGCGTTCCTTAGCCAACTTAATGATGTTTTTGATGCATGTACTCGTAGGAAACTTATAGTCAGTCTTGCTTTACTGTATTCAACGAACTGTAGCTGTTCAGATATTGTGTTCAGAACTCTACACTGTCAAGCTGTTCAAGTAGAATCCAATTTTGCGAACATTCGTAGTAATAGTATGGATCAAGTTTATGAAGAATTCTTGTTACTACTCACCATGGCAGTACACCACCCCGCATTTGCCTTTCATCAAAAACAGACACTTAAAGTCATATTGGATAAACTGCATCTCTTAAAACAG AGCTGTTTTAAAGCTGCTTACAGTGATTCCATACAGGATGATGATGAAGGAGACAGCCTTTCAGAAAGCCATCACAAAGACAGCAATCATCGGCACTCTAATGTAACAAGTGATGTCCCCAACAAAGACAACACACCCAGACAGTCTAGTTTACCTTCTGATGTCCATCATAAAGACG TTTATGTCAAGAATATTGATGTGACTGGAATTCAGAAGGGTGCTGACAAACGTTCCAAGTTTGTCTTCAAG GTGACATGGTCTAATGATGTTGTCAATACTGTCCACAAGACGCTTGGAGAGCTGCATGTCTTTCAGTGCAAG CTGTTTAATCAGTTCCCAGATTCTGGCCCACATCAGTCCGACTTCAATCTACCAAACCTACCAG GAAAACACAGTTCCAAGATGACACAAAAAGGGGATTTGGCCGAGAAAGGTTTACAGGAAGTTCAAGACTATGCAAG GCAATTGGTAGCTTTACCTCAGCGTATACTTCAGTGTGAAGAAATTCTCAGTTTCTTCCAATATCCAGAATCTTCCAGTATGAGCACTGTATCCAGTGGTATTCAGACTGCCTCTACAACAATTACTGTTGTCTCTTCTAAACCGCCAG ATGTTGTTACTGCAAGCCATGCATCTAAGCTGTCAGTTCACAAAGTGCCCACAAACACAACAACTAATAG acccATGTATACACAGGGTATGCCTGACCAGTCATTGGCAGTGTCTCCTCTACCATCTCCACTGTTGTCACCACACATATCTCCATCACCAACTCACGGTCCAGTGTTGTACAGATCACCTGGAAATGTGCCCAGTGGCTATGTTTCTCAGCATCTGCCACAGCCTCATCATAATCCAGTCCTTGAGCTGCTTAAAGAGCTTCGGTTACACAAGTACGCTGCCCACTTCAAAGATTTAACTTTCAGTCAG ATTGCAAATCTCACAGAGGATGATCTTGATAAGTGGGAGGATCTTACTGCCGGAGCTAAGGCCAAGCTAGTGAAACATCTAAATGGCATACG ACAAGCTGCAAGAAGTTTAAATGGAATAAATGATCAGGTTTTTGGACAATCATCACCTTTTGCAACACCACCGTACACAAGGTCGTATAGTGGTGGTAATTATTCCATGTCACCCCACCAAGCACCCATCCAGAACTTGTTTATAGGGAGTCATGCTGGCCAAAGCAGCCACACCTCTGAATACTCCAGTTCTGACTGTTCGTCGTCACCTTCCAGTCCAAGGGATAGCtctgatgaaaatgaaaagg ATTCAGAAGCGAGTGAAAGTTCAACAGTATCTCTGCCGGAAACTAAACTCTCCAGAAGTACTGTAACCAAAGACAGGACAGGCCAGATATATCCGTCAAGTCCAGTGACAAGCTATGGTAGATCATTGTCAACATCAAGTGTTCCAGATTTGCCGATGAGGAATCTTCACATAGCTGTGAGCAGTACTAGCAGGAAAAACCAACAAAGTCCTATGCCTACTTACAGCAATGTTGTCAAGTCCAGATCCATGGAACCCATCAGTGGTATTGAGAACAAGCAACAGCCACTTGGAATCCCACATTCACACTCACACTCAATGCCTTCTTCACCAGCGTCAGAAACAAGCCTTTCGCGTTTGCAGCAGCACGTCTTGCCGCAATCTGCAAGTTCGCAGCTGATGTCAGGACATGATAATCGACCACAAAACCTACCAGGAACTCCAAGTGGTGATAATTATCCTACCGATGTCAATGCAACAAGTCCTCTCCGGTCAAGTGCAATGGTATTTACTCCAAAACAGTCATTGTATCAAGTCACAATGGCCCACTCAGATGTACCAAGATCTCACCAAATCAAATCACCAGGGCCAATTCATAGCACTGCCAGTGTGGAGCAAAACATTGTAACAACGTACAAAACTTGCGTGGCATATGTGCCTACTATGTCTGCAAATGCAACATCAACTATTGGTTCAAGTATTCCAGCATTAACACCTGCTACAGCAGCACCTCTGCCTGATGGTGCACCGTCGAGTTCAGTTCATAGCACACAGACTGTATGTCAGGTACACACCACGTCCGTCAAAGTAGAGACAATTTACACAAGTGCAAAGACACTTCCAGGAAGTGCACAGACAAAAGTAACATATTCCACTGCATCCCCTAGAGGTGGTAGTGACAGTCCAGGAGCCAATAATTTACACCCACAATCCCCATTTTTCATACCCAATGCAGCTCAGAACATGAATGCAACACTGCCGCCCAGCAATACTTTCAACAGTGAACATCCAGTGACGTTCAGCAGCAATGTCCCCCCAAATTATGGAAGTGGTGCAAATCAAGGCAGcaattaccatggaaaccatCCAGCAAACTTTCCGAACAGTGGGAATAATTTTAGTGGCAGAGGACATACAATGAACTACAACAATAGTGGTAACACTGAAAATATGTGTACAAGTAGTACCAGTAATAATATGCTATGCACATCATGTGGAAGTCCTTGTACGAACAACTCATTTCCTCTTCATGTTAATCCTGGATTTGTAGGAGGCCCCATGGGCAGTGCTTTACCTTACGGTAACTTTCCCAACTTCCATCCTGCCAACGTGAATGGATTCATAAACCCAGGAATACCTCGCTACCATCCCCGTGTGCCGCCCCATTCACCATTTCAGAACGGACTCGGTGGTGAATTCCTTTATGCCAGCAGTGGTAACTTTGGGATGATACCTCAGGGCAATGCTGCATTCATACATGGAATGTTCCCCTATGGCAACTTCACACAGCATGCCATGGGTCACAAGAAGCCTATAATGCCATCTTGCTACAACTGTGGTGGGCATGGACACAGAGCTCAAGAATGCAAAGAAGCAACTATGGAGGCGTTTCAGA GTAAATTTAGTCTGAAATATACCCCAGTGACTGAAAGTGAGACTGATGGCCAATGA
- the LOC139148309 gene encoding RNA-binding protein 39-like, which translates to MKDTEMAEDFDVEAMLEAPYKKEDDTKEAVSSRDSKRSSKRKSRSRSRSRDRDRRRRKSRSRSRGRRRSRSKSRERRKSRSRSRGRYRDRDRFFNRRSRSRSRERRNRSRSRGRYERPERAEPRRTKTSSPSPKRAASPELPPEERDARTVFCWQLSQRIRPRDLEEFFSSVGKVRDVRLIADRNSRRSKGIAYVEFTSKDCVPLALGLSGQKILGVPIMVQASQAEKNRAAQNSQNLQKGNSGPMRLYVGSLHFNITEEMLRGIFEPFGKIDNIQLMKDNETGRSKGYGFITFHDAEDAKKALEQLNGFELAGRPMKVGHVTERSDAATDASFLDSDELERSGIDLGTTGRLQLMAKLAEGTGFQMPAAAAAALNPLANLPGVGLPSVPGPQSTLNLQASLAAAQQQAHQQAAALHQQPASAVPMPAIATPCFVLSNMFDPTTETTQGWDQEIRDDVIEECSKHGGCVHIYVDKANPQGIVYVKCANVQSAQLAVNALHGRWFAGKMITAAYVPLANYHALFPQAITMTQQLLPSSQQ; encoded by the exons ATGAAGGATACAGAAATGGCAGAAGATTTTGATGTAGAGGCTATGTTGGAAGCTCCTTACAAAAAGGAG GATGATACCAAGGAAGCTGTTAGCAGCAGAGACAGCAAGAGGTC GAGCAAGAGAAAAAGTCGGAGTAGGAGCAGAAGCAGAGATAGGGACCGTAGGCGCAG GAAAAGTCGCAGTAGAAGCAGAGGACGACGTCGAAGTCGTAGCAAGAGCAGAGAGAGACGCAAGAGTAGGAGTCGTAGCAGAGGCCGCTATAGGGATAGGGACAGATTCTTCAACAGACGCAGCAGATCAAGGAGTCGTGAAAGGAGGAATCGTAGCCGGTCACGGGGCAGATATGAAAGACCTGAGAGGGCAGAACCACGTAGGACTAAGACTAGTAGTCCAAGTCCAAA GAGAGCAGCTTCACCAGAACTGCCCCCAGAGGAACGTGATGCTAGGACAGTGTTTTGCTGGCAGTTGTCCCAAAGAATACGCCCAAGGGATTTAGAGGAGTTTTTTTCTTCTGTTGGTAAA GTACGTGATGTTCGTCTTATAGCAGATCGTAACTCAAGGCGTTCAAAAGGAATTGCATATGTTGAGTTTACGAGCAAAGATTGTGTTCCTTTG GCTCTAGGTTTGAGTGGACAAAAGATTCTGGGTGTGCCAATCATGGTGCAAGCCTCACAGGCAGAAAAGAACAGAGCTGCACAGAATTCACAAAACCTTCAGAAGGGCAACTCAGGACCGATGAGGCTCTATGTAGGTTCTCTTCACTTCAACATCACAGAAGAAATGCTGAGGGGAATATTTGAACCGTTTGGCAAG ATTGATAACATTCAGCTGATGAAAGACAATGAGACTGGAAGATCGAAAGGATACGGTTTCATCACA TTCCATGATGCGGAGGATGCAAAGAAGGCACTTGAACAGTTGAATGGATTTGAACTTGCTGGCAGGCCCATGAAAGTGGGTCATGTGACTGAACGGTCAGATGCTGCCACAGACGCCTCGTTCTTAGACAGTGATGAACTTGAAAGGTCAGGAATTGACTTGGGTACGACGGGAAGGTTGCAGCTCATGGCAAAACTTGCAGAAG GGACTGGTTTCCAGATGCCAGCGGCAGCAGCTGCAGCACTCAATCCACTTGCAAACCTGCCAGGGGTTGGTTTGCCATCAGTACCAGGGCCCCAATCTACTCTAAATCTGCAGGCATCATTAGCTGCTGCCCAGCAGCAAGCACATCAACAAGCTGCAGCACTTCATCAACAACCAGCCAGCGCAGTACCAATGCCAGCAATTGCAACACCTTGTTTTGTACTCTCAAATATGTTTGATCCAACAAC TGAAACCACACAAGGTTGGGACCAGGAAATCAGAGATGATGTGATAGAAGAGTGTTCGAAACACGGTGGTTGTGTACACATATATGTAGACAAAGCCAATCCACAGGGTATTGTGTATGTGAAATGTGCTAATGTGCAGTCAGCACAGCTTGCTGTCAATGCACTACATGGGAGGTGGTTCGCAG GAAAAATGATTACAGCTGCATACGTTCCCCTCGCCAACTACCACGCCTTGTTCCCCCAAGCCATCACAATGACCCAACAGTTACTGCCATCATCTCAACAGTGA